attatttgtagtgATGGGAtatcgctttgttgcccaggttggtctcaaattgtgggctcaagtaatcttcctgtcTTATCCTcgcaaagtgccaagattacacgcatgagccaccatactcaaggctttaattttttaattttttttttttacaaaatatgcTAATTTTACAAAGTACTCTATCATACAGTGGCAACCTCTTTAACATCTAGAGATTAAATTTTGCAAAATTAGGACTCATTTGtccattatatacattatatacagagcaaaacaaaatgcacaaaacacacacaaaaaatggtgTCTGAAAATGTCCAATTATGAACACACTAGCATATTACCTTTAGCAATTTCTTCTCTCCCACCTCCTATGAACCATTAAACAAGTATAGACAGTACTATACTGCTCACAAAGGTGGCTTCACAATTCAATTTCCAAAAGATAACAATTTCTgtgaattttaccaaaaagatatttaaaaagtggTATTTTACTGCCTCTGCATTTAACATATATTGGGCACCTCTAAACATCTAGATAGACTGGATGTTTCAAGTAAGAGGTTAATTTGTCCACTCCACACAGAAGTCTTGAATAAACTGCAAACATGTAACAACAGTTATAATTTGAAAGAGTCTTCCAAATATGAATATTCTGGCCTAGAACCCTTCCCATCTTCATCAACCCAGTGGGCAAGAATGCTCACATGTTCAGAAGACGATGTTTCCTaggacttttaaaacaaaatgtacaaaatatattaGTTTACTAACTACTTTGGACATACACTGGCAACCTCTTTAACATCTACAAACACTGGATGTTGTAAATTAGGATTCATTTGTCCCATATGTACACTAGAGACACTGGTAAGTAAAACAAGTCGGGGATACCCACCTCGCCGATGATGCTGGGTTCCTGCGCCTTGGGAGGAGACTCTGCATGGGGCAATGTCCCCAGGGTCTGCCCCACATCAGGGTGACTGCCGAGCCTGATGCTCCCAACGGTCAAGCCTGGGGTCCCCAAACCACTCCCAGAGGCACCACATGGAGCAGGGCTACAAGCCAAGTGAGGGAGAGCCCAGGACTGCCACTGAGCACCAGGACCATGAAAAGAACTTGTGATGATGTCACCCCTGCCTTGGATGCCAGCGGGGGCCCAGCAAGGACCTGGAGCCCCTGCCCCAGGCTGCAGGGAGGCATGGCCAGGGCTGCACACGAAGCCTGCAGGAGCCAGGACAAGCTGACGCCCTGCCCCTTCAGAGCTGGCAGGGCAGGAGCTCCCTAGGTGCAGCTGCAGCCAACCTGACATGGCTGTggacccaggcatctctgcactctcAGGGCCCAGCAGGCACCCCCTTCCCCCTTCAGGCTCAAGGATGCCTGCTCCCGCAGCCTGGCTTCTCCTCATTGTCGGCACCCACTCCAATCTTGAGGCAAGGGCAGGGTCAAGCCCAGGCACTGTCACAGCCTGGCTGGGGGTGCATACGCTTGGGGGAGTACCAACATATAAGCCCCCTGCAGTCTCAGCCCCTCCAGACTCTGGGTGACCacaagcatgggagggaggccaagggggtgctGAGGACAACCCAGCactggcctgcaggtgccccttggcATGAACAGCCTGTGCACCAtgaacagcagcaggaggcagacaggctcctgggaaGAAAGGGGCGGGTCCCCAGTGAAGCCCCACTTTCAAGCTGGAaagggcctgaagcctgggggctgggcCACTGGTCCCACAGCCCAGAGGGGGAACCTGTGGTCTTTTTTTCTGGGCCCATCCATAgtcacccatggaccaatcagcacacacatCCTCTCCTCTGtggcccataaaaaccccagactcagccagactcgaACAGAGGACAGAAAGATGATGGGGAGATGATGGGATGACCAGCTGCAAAGAGGaactaccctctctgctgagagttgGACATTCATCAGGATGACCTGCctagcagagaggagctaccctctctgctgagagctgaagagATGatgggatgaccagctgcagaaaggaaaaaggagctaccctctctgctgagagctgaacagaCACCCTGGCTATGGAGAGGAGCTGCCTACTGTAGATtgcctctgagctgttctattgctCAATAAATCTCCTCTtcgtcttgctcaccctccagctatctgcatacctcattcttcctggtcgtaggacaagaacttgggacctcCTGAATTGGAAGGCTAGAAGAGTTATAACAAGAGCAGAGCTGAAATATGCCCCTTGCTCACCACATTGTGcgtaaagagaaggaaagaagagctgcGGCCCTTCAGGAAGCCCAGACCCGGGAGttccccaagccagggctgtgactccctccTTGGGACCTGtggttcctggtgtctccaaTCTTCTGGGCACTACCACATTTCCCAGTACCAGCCAGGGAAGCTGTTTGTAGTacacctggtccagccacagcatCTCAGAGAACCAGCACCCATGCCAGCATCAGCAGCTGCCCACCCCATGGCAGCAGCAGGTGTGTCTGTGTGaccccacactcactcacacactccTTGCTACTCCATGACTGACCTGCAGTCTCCCTTGGAGGCATGAGATCCAGGCTGGTAGCatgagctgagcacagcctgctAGGCCAAGTGGGCGAAACAAGCCCAGTGGACCCAAGCAAAATTCAGGTaaaggcaccactggccacagagtTTCCCAGCCAGAAAAGCGACACCCAGAGATCTCATAACAATATATCTCATCCATTGAAACAGAGCTGTCACTGGGGACCCAGATCTGCACAACTCCATGTCCTAAAGAGGTGACCAAACCTGCTTGTGTCCATAGACCACCTTTCCAGGCATGCCATACCCTAATGGCCTTCACCACACGGCGTTTGGGTGGCCACCATGCTTCCCGGCCTGCCACTCCCACTGCCACCAAAGAATGCTGCATCctagtagcttgatgggggttTCATGTAGGCCCAGCAGGGTTAAGCTGGGATACCCAGCAGCGGCCAGTGGGGTCCGAGCTTGGAGAGACCACCACCATTAGTTGCCAAGGTGAGGTGGGGAAGACAGGCTCACCCTGCTTCAAGGCCTGGGCCTAGCCAGTGGGTAGCCAAGCAAAGGCCCCGGGTGTCTGCAGGGCAGAAGGTGCAGCCTGTCCTGGGGCCCCCCAACTCACCTGCTGCCCAGAGGGCCCTGGAGAAGCATGCACGCCACACTCCGCAACTCACCACGCTCTCTGCTGGACTGGAActcaaggtttttattttttaacaaaattaagtcAATATTATTCTAAAGTAAATTGTGAAGAATTAGAAAGTATATTGTAATCTCTAGAGCAAACActattgatatatatatgtatatgactaCATATATGCATCCAAGTTAAATAAATCTACTAAATAGATCTAACTGACACACTAAATTACTGAACATAAGACAACTgtaaacaggaacagaaaaacaaaaaatacattagacacagaaaacaaagaaaaatgtcaaatgtaAATCTGATCACATTAATAATTACActaaaaataatgcattaaattatttaattaaaaggcaaaaattgcCTGACTGATTAAAAAAGCAAGAAGCAACTACAAGTTGAGCATGCCTTATCTGAAATGCTGGggccagaagtgtttcagatttctgattgtttccaatttggggaTATTTGCATTATTTACCAGTTGAGCATCCAAAATgacaaatttgaaataaaaaatactccaatgagcatttcctttaagCACCATGTttgcactcaaaaagtttcagattttagagcattctggatttcagattttcacatttgggatgctcaacctgcaTACACTCTCTTTAAGACAGATACCACACATTCAAAGACATATGTAGGTTGATAACAAAAGGATAAGAAAAGATAAACCAGTATTACAAACAGTAAATATAAGATAGCTGAGTGACTATATTATTATCagacaaaaagattttaaaataagaaacattgaGGATAAAATGGTGaaagcatataatttttaaacaattataaatgtTTACACACCTAACAACAGAatctcaaaatatatgaagcaaaatctgaaaaactaaaagaaaaatgacaacaataataattaGAGATTGTCATATCCCATTCTCCATAGTTCACAGAACAAATGGAAGTTCATTAAGCATATAGGAGACTTAGATAATACTATTTACAAACTTAGCCTAAGTGATATGTAGAATTACCTACCCAAtgactgcagaatatacattcttttcaagcataTATGAGACATTCTTCAGGGTCTACCATATGCTGGgttataaaataagttttaataaatttaagataaataagatcataaaatattttctgactacaacagaattaaatatgaaattcccaaatatttggaaattaaacaacatactcctaAATAATCTATGGGTCAAAAATGAACtacaaaaagaattagagaagaatTTGAAGCAAGTGAAACTTCAGAAATTTATGGGCTGCCATGCTAAAACAATGCCTAGAGAGACCTTTATAGATTTAAAAGCctttctcagaaaagaaaaaaggccttaAATCTGTAAACTTAGCTTTTCTCTTAagacactaaaataaaaataacaatcctaaagctagcaaaagaaagtaaataataaagactagagggccgggcacagtggctcacacctgtaatcccagcactttgggaggccgaggcgggtggatcacaaggtcaggagattgagaccgtcctggctaacacagtgaaaccccatctctaccaaaaatacaaacaattagccaggcgtgctgtcgggcgcctgtagtcccagctactcgggaggctaaggcagaagaatggcatgaatcctggaggcggagattgcagtgagcagagatcgcactactgcactccagcctgggcagcagagcgagacacaatctcaaaaaaaaaaaaaaaaaaaaaaatgactacagCAGAtatcaacaaaatagaaaacaaattatatggGGGAAAAAATCTATGAAACAAATAGTCCTTTGAATAAAACAAcgaaattgacaaatctttagatAGACTAACTATAATGAACTGGATGGTGTCCCCCAAAAAGCCATGTCTGTAACCTAATCTCTGAGGTCTGTGAATATTACCTGATACAGCAAAAGACTGAATCTGAAGCAAATGATGTGATCAAGTTAATAATCTTGAAGGAAGGAGATTAGCTTGAATTACacaggtgggccctaaatgcaatcacatgaATACTTACAGGAGAGAATAAGTGGGAGTGTTAAGACAGAGGAAGATAAGGCAATGTgaccatggaggcagagactggactcatggggccacaagccaagggatgcCTGGAGCCACTAGAAGCTGGAAGGGTAAGGAATAGTTTCtctcctagagccttcagagcGTTCATGGCTTTGCCAACACCTCaactttggacttctggcctccagaactgtgagagaataaatgtatgttattttaagccatccagtttgtggtaattagtTTCAGTAACCACAGGAAACGAATACACTGAccaagtggggaaaaaaagaaagataaattaccagaaccagaaatattaaaaaggagCATTGctaccaatcttactgaaaccCAGGCTTAAATCATGTTCATCATTAATTGGATCAAGGAGATCTACTGCTACTCTAACAGGGTCTGCTGGCTGAAAGAAAATCGTGGATGTGTTATTCTTCCAAAGAAGAGATTACCTATAGATTTTGATACACAAAGCCTGACATTAAACAGAAACTCAACAGGCATAGCAAGAAGAAAGACCAAATAagcataaaatgttaaaatacaatAGGAGCAGACCCAGGAGTAATCCAAATATTGTAGTTAGATGTTGAAATAACTGTTTAATATGTTTGTGAAAATAGATTGGGATATAGAGAATTTTACcagtgtattaggccattcttacattactttaaagaaatattaagactgtgtaatttataaagagaagaggataattggctcacagttttgtagactatacaggaagcatggcaccagcatctgcttgccTTCTGGTGAGGATCTCAGGAAGCATACAATCGTGGTGCATCACGAGGGGGAGCAAACATCTCAGATGGTGGaagtaggagcaagagagagagtggggagggggatgTGCCACACACCTTTAAACAACAAGATaccacaagaactcactcactatcgagAGGACAGCACCAAGGCATGACGGATCCACCCCCAATACCCAAGCACTTCCCaacaggtcccacctccaacattggggattacatatCAACACGAGATTTGAGGGTACAAATATTTAAGCCACGTCAACCATTGAACTGGAATCTATTCTAAAAAGCATCCATAATTTATAAACCTTCCACAAAGAAAAAGCCCAGAGACCTTCGCTAGTGAATTCTTCCAAataattaaggaagaaataatgccaATATCACACAGGCTTTTCTAGAgaatataaaaagagagaatactTCCCAATTCCTTTGACAAGACTAGCACAACACTGACAGCAAAACTTGACAAggatattaagagaaaaaagacaagcCAATCTcttttatgaatatagatgcaaatattctaaataaatggaatttagCAACATATGAAAAAGGTAGTTCATCACAATCAGAGTTCATTGTAGGAATTTAAGGTTGGtctaacatttgaaaattaatcaatgtaacTTACCACAttcacagaataaagaaaaaaactcatattttcatcccaatagatgcagaaaaatatctGATAAGATTCAACAtccatttgtgatttttttagatGTCagcaaaattagaaagaaacttccttAATTTAATgaagtgtatattttttaaaacctacgACAAACactatatttaacaataaaatattaaaagctttaCCCCTGAGATCTGGAATATAACAAGAATGCCAGCCATCACCACTTTAATTCAACCTTGAGCtaaccaatggaacaaaacaagaaaaagaaataaatggtataagaaacggaaaggaaaaaataaaattgtcagtaTTCACAGAGGACATGTAGAAATCCAGAAGAATACATATATTACTTATTAGAATTAATCagtgaatttagcaaagttgctgatacaaagtataaaaaaaaaagtatttttatgtacAGTCTTCCCCCCCGCCCGCCTTCCTGCTTTATCCATAGAGAATACATTCCAAGCCCCACAGTAGATGCCTGAAACATGGATAGTATTGAACCCTATATGTGGCATGTTTTCTCCTATAcctacatacctatgataaacttatccttttcacttaaaggaggtactttatggcttctctttggcatatctgaattaCCAGCATtactactcttgcactttgggaccattattaaataaaataagggttacttgaacataTCAACTGTTGTGATACTGCAACAGTCAATCTGATAAGCAAGAGAGCCACTAAGTGATTAAACGGTCAAGTAGCATAGACAGTGTAGACATGCTGGACAAGGGGATGAGTCACATCCCAGGGCGGACACAGTAGGTTGGCACAAGAATTCATCACTCGGAATGACACagtttaaaagttataaattatttctggaattttccatttaatatttttggaccagaGTTGactatgggtaactgaaaccCCAGAAATCAAAAACATGGGTAAGAAAAGATTACTGTACCTACCAGCCAaaaggaatttgaaaataaaactttttaatatgatataatttttaaataatatttttattttaaaaagtaataccaTGAAATTAGTCTAACAAAAGATGTGCAAAACTCAATACAGAAAGCAAGAAGACAttactgggagaaaataaaaacttacatggGAAAGGAAATTTTATAATTAAGTAATGGAAGACTCAACATTGCAAAGGTATCGTTTTTCCTTTATATTGATCTATAGATTCCATACAATCACAATCAAAAATCTTTGCTgaaatttttcaatgaaaaatgacaagataattcaaaaattagtAGGAAAATTCAAAAGGCCTACAATAGCCACTGCAATCTGGAAGGAGAACACTGGCAGTGTGCTGAGGAAAAGATGAGCTTTACATTAAATGGTTTCTGAataaatgagatatatatatatatatagagagagagagagagagagacagggtctcactctgtggcccaggctgaagtgcagtggcacaatcttggctcactgtaccctcgacatcctgggctcaagcgaccctcccacctcagcctccaaagtagttgggactacaggcacatgtcaccactcctggctaagttttgtatttttagtggagacagggtttcgccatgttgcccaggctggtctcgaactcctgggctcaagtgatctgcccacattggcatcccaagtgctgggattacaggcgtgagccaccgtgcctggccgatatccctattttaaaaaatgaatcttaaTCCCCCACCACAtgtcatgcacacacacatcacttCCACATAGACTGGATTCAAATGTGGAAGATAAAACAGCAAAGCTCCTAGACGATAACATAAGAACATACCTTTACAACCTTTCTTacacagaacattaaaaaaaattaaacacaaaggaaaagatcATAAATTGGAATATATTATTCTCTTTATCAGAAGACAGTctttgttcatcaaaagacaaTTTTAAGAGAGTGAAAAATAGAAGACATGTGCAACACAGATCTTCAACAAAGGACTTATATTCtgattatatgaaaaaatactgaaaatcaacttaaaaacCCAGCAACCAATCTTAATTAATGAGTAAGATACTTATAAAAGAGGATATCCAAATAACTAATGAACATACAAAATTGTATATAATATTACTAGTAATTacaaaaatctactttaaaaccacaatgcgatgTCATTATACATCACCAAAttggctattttttgtttcaaaatagaCTATAACAAATGTGGGTGAGGATGTAGAATAATGGAAATTGTCCATTGCTGCTGGTATGGATGCAAATGGATgaaaccactttagaaaacattttatcattatcTACTAAATCTGAAAATACACATACCCTTTGACCTGGCACTCCCACTTCAAGTTACACAGCTAACAGAAATACATGTGTACGAGCACCAAAGACACGTGCAAGAATATAGTACATAATTTGAAATAACCAGAAACTGAAAACAGCACAAATGTTCATTATCAACAAACAAGATACATAACTTGGGCATATTTAGAATGAATTTTTTCTTGATCTTGTTGTACTTGTGAACAACAGTTATTCCCACAAGTATCTAACATAATGTTGAGAGAAAGAATCCAGACACAATATGGCACTGGCTGGATGATTCCATTGCTACAAATCTTATATAAAGATAGAATAGGTTACCTTTTGGGAAGAGGTCCTCACCAGAAGACAGCAAGAGGAAAGCCTGTGGGGTGGGGGTAATGTATTTTTCACCTAAGTGATGGTTACATGGGTGTGTTTATttagtaaaaattcaaaagagttacataaatataatatacacagttggccctctgtatccataggttctgcatctgtggattcaaccaactgcagaatTAGCCATTGTCTTTCCAGTGTTAGAGATGGATTCATAATGATTCATCCCTGTCTACTCATCTTCCATCCCTACCCCCGCCCACCAATAATCATGGCCATTTATTTTACTATGATCAGGCAAAGATGGGCTGCAGTCTTTGTCTCTGAAAAGGACAAAGGTGACTGGTTCCTGTGGTGCTTTTGGACCAGCTTTCCTGACTCCCAGTCTTACTCTACTTTGGGAAGGCAGTCTGGACAGGAGACACAGCCATGGAAGTCACCAGCACATGGATGGTAGTGAACACCTGGTTCTAGAAGAGCTCACGCCGAGCATGAAAGTGTCGGGGGAGGAGATGACTGAGGCTAGAACACTGGACAGAAAATGCCAGCATTTAAAGAGTAAACAACTAGAGATGCCAGAAGACAGAAATTAGGAGATGGCCATTCTAATGAGTCTGCTCCAGAAAAAGTCGGACTCTATGACTATGAGCCCAAGGAGCACAAAGGAATGGCAGAAGCAGGTACAGGTCTGAATCTCAGTCATCTAGCAACAGGTGCTGagagaaggagaagcaagtacaATGTCTTTGTTCCTGGGACCAGTTccaaaaacaaaatgacattgtCCTCTCCCTCTTCTGCAGCACAAAAGCAAACTGTCACCGAGCAGATGCTTCGCTTCCCAAGGGTCTCCCTTCAGTGGCCCTGGGGCAGAGAATGGCTCCACCCAAATAGGGGCAGCTCTCAGTGCAATCCTAGGATGGCGCAATAGTTCCAACTCTAATGGGCTAGTGGCTCATTAGGATTAAATTAGTCCACAGCTACAAATATTCATTTCTCATGAACAGTAGATGCAAGATTGGATACGCTCACGGGGCACACAGACCCAGTAAGATCTTcccagagggaggtggggaggtgagAAGGTGGCTCTGCTCTGCCTTGCCATTCAGGCGCCTCTATTTCTACTTTGGGCCTTTTTCTTCACCCTGGTTTAACCTCAGAAAATTCATAACCATGTGaaaaagagtaaatatatttttttaaagtaatgaatgacaactttatttttcttacacttTTAAGGCTGATGAAAAACCTTCATTTCAATTGAAAAGTATGGTAACTGTATttactcattaaatattattaaagttttCTAAAGCACAACTTGAAAACATCCAGCATGCACGTTTAATATCAGTACAATGAATTCAAGACCAAGTATACATGTTACATGCAGCAAGGCTAGATTACAAATTATcatagtcatcatcatcatcatcgtcatcatcatcatcatcgtcatcatcatcatcatcttcacattttcttttcaatgcATTTGATGATTCATTGGCAGTATTTTGTGATGACACCATATTAGTGGTAATAAGAATGTTTTTGGACCCAATTAATGATGGATTAATCAGAACATTCTGAACTGCTGAGGTTGCAGGAAAAGTCTGCAGCTTTTACAGCTGGAGACTGTGAAGTAGGCATCTGTACTGTAAACCTTTGACCTGTGAGGGACATGGGAGTCCCTGCTTTAGCTGAAACAGACATGGTCTGTGGGGTTGGTGTGCCTAGTGTGGGAGTACTTGGTCTGCTAGTAACTGAACCAACACTTAACCGCGGGACTGTTATTCTTCCCGCAGAAGTTGATGcctttttctgtaaagatttCAGCCTATAGTTTGGAGCTGTTAAGCAATATCTATCAGGTGGCAACCTAGGCCCTGAATATGGCTTGATCAGTGGCAAAGGGGTTTGATTTCTTTGCCTTGCGATATCTAATAAAAAATCTCTTGAGGGAGGGGAGGTAAAAGACTGGTCAGCGCGGCACTGGATTGCCAATCGCACATCATCTGCATCAACAGTAGCTTTCTTAGCATGGCTTGAATAAATTTTTGCATCATATAGAATTGTGGTCACATATCGGAAGGCAAACTCCAACATCTGATTTATAACTCTTGGCTCATATTCTGTAATCCCCATATCCTTCAGGATTTGTGCCATCATCTGTGCATCGTTCGGCATGCTCTTGGGAGAAGCCATCTTGCCAGACTCCATGATATCCGATGATCAGACTTCTCGAGCTAAATCACCAACATTAATGTATTTCAATCCCAATTTTGATGCAAGTTCTTTGCCTAGTGTGGTTTTTCCAACCCCTGGTGTACCTGGCCTCTGCCCTTAAAGTTCTTGACGAGGGTGAGCAGGATGTTTGGAAGCAACACcgaaaaagagtaaataaaataaaatgaagacagtccctatattttatttatttatttatttatttatttatttatttatttatttttgagacagactctcgctct
This Theropithecus gelada isolate Dixy chromosome 13, Tgel_1.0, whole genome shotgun sequence DNA region includes the following protein-coding sequences:
- the LOC112605037 gene encoding LOW QUALITY PROTEIN: transcription initiation factor TFIID subunit 9-like (The sequence of the model RefSeq protein was modified relative to this genomic sequence to represent the inferred CDS: deleted 1 base in 1 codon) — translated: MESGKMASPKSMPNDAQMMAQILKDMGITEYEPRVINQMLEFAFRYVTTILYDAKIYSSHAKKATVDADDVRLAIQCRADQSFTSPPSRDFLLDIARQRNQTPLPLIKPYSGPRLPPDRYCLTAPNYRLKSLQKKASTSAGRITVPRLSVGSVTSRPSTPTLGTPTPQTMSVSAKAGTPMSLTGQRFTVQMPTSQSPAVKAATFPATSAVQNVLINPSLIGSKNILITTNMVSSQNTANESSNALKRKCEDDDDDDDDDDDDDDDDDDYDNL